The Drosophila gunungcola strain Sukarami chromosome 3L unlocalized genomic scaffold, Dgunungcola_SK_2 000003F, whole genome shotgun sequence region CAATCTTTAGAACACTCTCGTATATAGGTTGTGCAGTGGGGTCAGATTTGTGCTTTCGACAAAGAGTTTCAATGTCACGTAGTTTCTTAAAGTAGAAATCCCGTTCCTGTTCCATTTCCCGCTGCTGAGAACGTAGCAGGAGCTCCAGCTTGATTTCCGTACTGGCCTTTTCCGAATCAAAATGTAATGTTGAGCCCTTTTTGGCTTTCGCATCGAGGCGTGGTTTTGGGCGACTGTTTCTGGCATTTTGGGCCCACAATATGAGTGCCGAAACCCATGGTGACTCCGTTTCGAGCGATCACTGGATCGTATTCTCGGCCATCGTAGTTGGCATCGAAGAACTTGCGGAACCACTGGAGGAATTCCAAGTTATCTTGAAAGCGTCCCTTGATCAGCCTTTCGATGGGAACGACCTTATCGACAaccacttttttaaaaaccgcCTGCAAGATCTTAAAATTGTGTATGTGCTCGTGCTCCTGGTTAGTGCGAAACTTGATGCGCTTGACAGGAACCGAGTTGGGGAACATCATGTCCATGAACTGACAGTAAGCCGCTCCGGTGCACAGCTCCTCGATCTTCGAAAACTCGGCCTTCAACGTGCTATTTACCCAGGATAGCATTTCGTAACGCGAGGGATTGTCCGAAGTAACGTTGGTTGAATGCACGTTAACCgctcttttaattttagaagacattatttacaagaaatttgtctTTTTGTCGTTTGTTAAGTTTTGTTAGTTTACGAATCGACTGTCTAAACCGATTTAACGCTCTTGGcctgcttaaaaataaaacacataacAAACTTGTCTTATTGGTGAttccaaaaatttgtatatatttgaatGATTTAAAGAtcgttgcaaagttatcaatTAAACTAAGATAACACACATTAATGGTGTCCTTTTTTTCCGACGGTTAAGACCCAGGCCTTAAAATTAGGGCGTATTGATTCTATAGATTTGTATAGCTATGAttagctaaaaaaatatttaaattttgataagCTCCTAAATCAAGCGCTCCCTTAGGATTTTATAGAATTTGAATCTTGATTCATTAAATTGTCTTACCGGCAGGTATCCCAGCTGAGAGGTAATACTTTCCGAGGCATAAAATATGGAGCCCATGCTGCTGAAGACCATCATGAAACCATCCAAAGACTCGAGCATCAGGTGGGTGTACTCATCGTTGCTCAGAAAGGTGGGCTTCCAGTCTTGATGAATTTCGAAAACCTTCGAGCGATCGGTGGCCTCtgata contains the following coding sequences:
- the LOC128258835 gene encoding microtubule-associated protein RP/EB family member 1 — encoded protein: MSSKIKRAVNVHSTNVTSDNPSRYEMLSWVNSTLKAEFSKIEELCTGAAYCQFMDMMFPNSVPVKRIKFRTNQEHEHIHNFKILQAVFKKVVVDKVVPIERLIKGRFQDNLEFLQWFRKFFDANYDGREYDPVIARNGVTMGFGTHIVGPKCQKQSPKTTPRCESQKGLNITF